A genomic stretch from Synechococcales cyanobacterium T60_A2020_003 includes:
- a CDS encoding GNAT family N-acetyltransferase, producing the protein MKIQDLQSDQSDRIQQAAVLLLDGFQDWPSGWKTLESALKEVHESLADARLSRVALDAAGQVIGWIGAIQINPYLWELHPLVVKERYRGQGIGRSLVQDLEQQVALRGGVTLWLGTDDDHDCTSLFGTDVYPNVLERLMHLTAHREHPCAFYRKMGFSVVGVLPDANGWGRPDILMAKRMTPKA; encoded by the coding sequence ATGAAGATTCAAGACTTGCAATCCGATCAGTCTGACCGTATTCAGCAAGCCGCTGTACTACTGCTCGATGGGTTTCAGGACTGGCCGAGCGGATGGAAAACCCTAGAGTCAGCGCTAAAAGAAGTTCATGAGTCGCTAGCCGACGCTCGCCTTAGTCGTGTTGCGCTGGATGCAGCCGGACAGGTGATCGGCTGGATTGGCGCGATTCAAATTAATCCCTATCTCTGGGAACTTCATCCGCTGGTCGTCAAGGAGAGGTATCGAGGGCAAGGGATTGGGCGATCGCTCGTCCAAGATTTAGAACAACAGGTGGCATTGCGCGGAGGCGTCACCCTCTGGCTAGGCACCGATGACGATCATGATTGCACATCCCTCTTCGGAACCGATGTGTATCCCAACGTCTTGGAACGCTTGATGCACCTTACCGCCCATCGTGAGCATCCCTGTGCGTTCTATCGAAAAATGGGGTTCAGCGTCGTGGGCGTGTTGCCCGATGCCAACGGCTGGGGACGCCCCGATATTTTGATGGCCAAACGGATGACGCCCAAGGCTTAA
- a CDS encoding tetratricopeptide repeat protein, with the protein MVQQGVALLALHRYEDALTSFDISLSIQPKCYYAWNSRGLVLAKLERHEEAIASFDRSIRAKSDNPQAWYGKARSCAALGDLSSTVNNLYRAMILSPNLYKVMAKTDSEFDTMRHDQRFQALMNTSG; encoded by the coding sequence TTGGTACAACAAGGGGTAGCCCTTTTAGCACTCCATCGCTATGAAGATGCCCTGACCAGCTTTGACATCAGCCTTTCGATCCAACCGAAGTGCTACTACGCTTGGAATTCTCGCGGCCTAGTGCTGGCAAAACTAGAACGGCATGAGGAGGCGATCGCCAGTTTCGATCGTTCGATTCGAGCCAAGTCCGACAATCCTCAAGCTTGGTATGGCAAAGCTCGCTCCTGCGCTGCGCTGGGCGATCTTTCCTCAACAGTTAATAACTTGTATCGAGCCATGATTCTCAGCCCGAACCTGTATAAAGTAATGGCAAAAACGGATTCTGAATTTGACACCATGCGCCATGATCAGAGGTTTCAGGCACTCATGAATACCAGTGGTTAA
- a CDS encoding tetratricopeptide repeat protein translates to MTNDSTDKALYDQGRKLYKLGRYEVAIAKFDKHLARHPDDAEAWAYRGHALSALEMLPESLETFDRAIRIKSKLETAWHGKGVVLTKLERYKDAVQALDRATTLERQDYRAWYNKGHAYVGMGRHKDAIACFDKAVEIKPENYHAWYNKG, encoded by the coding sequence ATGACAAACGATTCCACCGATAAGGCTCTGTATGATCAGGGGCGCAAGCTCTATAAGCTCGGTCGCTATGAAGTGGCGATCGCCAAATTTGATAAGCATCTGGCACGCCATCCCGATGACGCCGAGGCGTGGGCCTATCGGGGACATGCTCTCTCGGCCTTAGAGATGCTGCCAGAATCCTTGGAAACCTTTGATCGCGCCATTCGGATTAAATCAAAGCTCGAAACGGCTTGGCATGGTAAAGGTGTGGTCTTAACCAAACTCGAACGCTACAAAGATGCAGTACAAGCCCTGGATCGGGCAACCACACTGGAACGCCAGGATTATCGTGCCTGGTACAACAAAGGTCACGCCTACGTAGGCATGGGACGCCACAAAGATGCGATCGCCTGCTTCGACAAAGCGGTAGAGATCAAACCCGAAAACTACCACGCTTGGTACAACAAGGGGTAG
- a CDS encoding metallophosphoesterase, whose protein sequence is MHKLLSGALSVERLTIEIADLPEQLQGVTIVQLSDLHYDGLRLSDSLLEEAIAHSNDIDPDIVVLTGDHVTDDPTPINALVERLQQLRSKAGVYAILGNHDIVPSFAKAQITEAFEAGGISVLWNAIAYPFENDLPLVGLADYWSREFNPSATLDQLDPATPRIVLSHNPDSAVPLMQWRVDLQLSGHTHGGQIVLPGLGPVPSWYQQVRRHVPKSLRPWIPYMREDCHKVVKHWEWAQGLHTVGKNQLYVNRGLGTFPPGRLLCPPELTVITLVPQKIPTPATVAPKQAVSPV, encoded by the coding sequence ATTGCCGATTTGCCTGAGCAGTTGCAAGGCGTTACCATTGTCCAGCTTTCTGACCTCCATTACGACGGTTTGCGCTTATCGGATTCGTTGCTAGAAGAGGCGATCGCCCATAGCAATGATATTGATCCGGATATCGTTGTTCTCACCGGAGATCACGTCACGGATGATCCGACGCCAATTAATGCCCTTGTCGAACGACTTCAACAACTACGGAGCAAGGCGGGCGTTTATGCCATTCTGGGAAATCACGATATTGTGCCCAGTTTCGCCAAAGCTCAAATCACCGAAGCGTTTGAAGCAGGTGGGATTTCGGTTTTATGGAATGCGATCGCCTATCCCTTCGAAAACGATCTACCCCTAGTGGGACTAGCCGATTATTGGTCACGGGAATTCAATCCCAGCGCCACCCTCGATCAGCTAGATCCCGCAACACCACGGATCGTTCTCTCCCATAATCCCGATAGTGCCGTCCCCCTGATGCAGTGGCGCGTGGATTTGCAACTGTCCGGGCACACCCACGGCGGCCAAATCGTTTTACCGGGTCTAGGGCCTGTCCCCAGTTGGTATCAACAGGTGCGTCGTCATGTTCCTAAGTCATTGCGTCCTTGGATTCCCTACATGCGGGAGGATTGCCATAAGGTGGTGAAGCACTGGGAGTGGGCACAAGGACTCCACACCGTTGGAAAAAACCAGCTTTACGTGAACCGTGGATTAGGCACATTCCCGCCCGGACGGTTGCTTTGCCCGCCTGAATTGACAGTGATTACCTTAGTTCCTCAAAAGATCCCAACTCCTGCAACCGTTGCACCCAAGCAAGCCGTTAGTCCGGTTTAG
- a CDS encoding class I SAM-dependent methyltransferase: MLLRPDHRSKLDETNDLFFYDYPRFVTHVDDGFIRQLTDLYRDRLSPNTRILDLMSSWVSHLPDEMAFAHVEGHGLNAEELAKNPRLDHYFVQNLNQDLKLPFPDASFDAVLNTVSVQYLQYPEAIFSEIYRVLKPGGLAIVSFSNRMFYQKAIQIWRDNTEEGRVQLVKGYFDAVAGFSPPDVIERKPPLPSLFQLLGMPSGDPFYAVIAQRC; the protein is encoded by the coding sequence ATGCTGCTTCGTCCTGATCACCGCAGCAAACTTGATGAAACTAATGATCTGTTCTTTTACGACTATCCCCGCTTTGTCACCCACGTAGACGACGGGTTTATTCGCCAGCTTACGGATCTGTATCGCGATCGCCTGTCGCCCAACACTCGCATTCTTGACCTGATGAGCAGTTGGGTGTCCCATTTGCCTGATGAGATGGCATTTGCCCATGTGGAAGGGCATGGCCTGAATGCAGAGGAACTGGCTAAAAACCCACGATTGGATCACTATTTCGTTCAAAATCTCAACCAAGATTTAAAACTACCGTTCCCCGATGCCTCCTTTGATGCGGTGCTGAACACGGTGTCAGTTCAGTATTTGCAATATCCCGAAGCGATCTTTAGCGAAATCTATCGGGTGCTGAAACCCGGTGGACTGGCGATCGTCAGCTTCTCAAACCGGATGTTTTACCAAAAGGCGATCCAGATCTGGCGGGACAATACCGAAGAAGGGCGGGTTCAGCTTGTAAAAGGCTATTTTGATGCGGTTGCCGGATTCAGTCCGCCAGATGTCATTGAGCGCAAGCCTCCGTTGCCCTCTCTGTTCCAACTGTTGGGGATGCCGAGCGGCGATCCTTTCTATGCGGTGATCGCCCAGCGCTGCTAG
- a CDS encoding choice-of-anchor I family protein, translating to MASLNLKFIGRYSTGVFDEGAAQISTYDPNSKRLFAVNADSQTVDVLDLSKPNKPKLVFTIDASSFGGGSANSVAVKDGILAIAIENSDTQADGSVVFYDVRKETPKVLKTVTVGALPDMLTFTPDGSKVLVANEGEPSSDYTVDPEGSVSIIDLSNGIKQATVTTADFRAFNDQRESLLSAGVRIFGPNATVAQDLEPEYIAVSPDSATAWVTLQEANALAVVDIDAGTVTKIVPLGYKDYSAPGNKLDASNKDGRINLQNWPVFGMYQPDAIASYKSGGKTYLVTANEGDTRDYDGFSEEERIADVILDPTAFPKAAELQAEANLGRLLITNTLGDTDGDGDFDELYSFGGRSFSIWNAKGNLVFDSGDDFEKRLAKLLPNDFNSNNDANQSFDSRSDDKGPEPEGVVLGSINGRTFAFIGLERIGGVMVYDITNPKAATFVDDVNPRDFSVVFNEDSEGNPDPTAEQLAAIGDLGPEGLTFIAAQDSPSGVPLLVTANEVSGTTSVFEINYKPQAFATNGDDQIEGTPKGDRIKGKGGDDTLLGVAGDDKLVGDEGNDILIGGKGDDVAKGSDGRDIFGIGDGDGVDLIRDFQDGKDTLGLLNGLSFGSLTLENDGKFALISADGKVLAELKGVDSNDLSRSDFTKLSI from the coding sequence ATGGCAAGCCTTAACCTGAAGTTCATTGGACGATATTCTACAGGCGTGTTCGATGAGGGAGCCGCACAGATTTCCACCTATGATCCAAACTCGAAGCGCCTCTTTGCTGTCAATGCGGACAGTCAGACCGTTGATGTTTTAGACCTCAGCAAACCCAATAAGCCCAAGCTGGTGTTCACCATTGATGCGTCTAGTTTCGGAGGCGGCTCCGCAAACAGCGTGGCGGTGAAAGACGGCATTTTGGCGATCGCCATTGAAAATAGTGATACCCAAGCCGATGGCAGTGTTGTCTTCTACGACGTTCGCAAAGAGACACCAAAAGTCCTGAAAACAGTCACCGTAGGCGCACTGCCTGACATGCTGACCTTCACACCGGATGGCAGTAAGGTACTGGTCGCTAACGAAGGCGAACCCAGCAGTGACTACACCGTTGATCCAGAAGGCTCCGTCAGCATTATTGATCTCAGTAACGGAATCAAGCAGGCAACCGTTACCACCGCAGACTTCAGGGCATTCAACGACCAACGTGAGAGTCTTCTGAGTGCAGGCGTACGCATTTTTGGCCCTAATGCAACCGTTGCCCAGGATTTAGAACCAGAATACATTGCCGTTTCACCAGATTCCGCTACCGCATGGGTCACACTCCAAGAAGCCAATGCTCTCGCTGTCGTGGATATCGACGCTGGAACGGTTACCAAGATCGTCCCCTTGGGCTATAAGGATTACTCGGCTCCCGGTAACAAACTGGATGCCAGCAATAAAGATGGCAGAATCAATCTTCAGAACTGGCCTGTATTCGGCATGTACCAACCAGATGCGATCGCCTCCTACAAATCAGGCGGGAAAACCTACCTCGTCACCGCCAACGAAGGCGATACCCGTGACTATGACGGATTCAGCGAAGAAGAACGCATTGCCGACGTTATTCTTGACCCAACGGCGTTTCCCAAGGCCGCAGAATTGCAGGCTGAAGCCAATCTCGGTCGTCTTTTGATCACCAATACGCTTGGCGATACCGATGGAGATGGAGACTTCGACGAACTTTACTCCTTCGGTGGGCGATCGTTTTCGATTTGGAACGCGAAGGGCAACCTTGTGTTTGACAGTGGCGACGATTTTGAAAAGCGTCTCGCAAAACTATTGCCGAATGATTTCAACTCCAACAATGACGCCAACCAGTCCTTTGATAGCCGCAGCGATGACAAAGGCCCCGAACCCGAAGGCGTCGTGCTGGGTTCCATTAACGGACGCACCTTCGCCTTTATCGGTCTGGAACGAATCGGTGGCGTGATGGTATATGACATTACTAACCCAAAAGCCGCAACGTTTGTGGACGACGTGAATCCCCGTGACTTCAGCGTTGTCTTCAATGAGGATAGCGAGGGAAATCCGGATCCAACTGCAGAACAGCTCGCAGCCATCGGCGACCTAGGCCCAGAAGGGCTCACATTCATCGCAGCTCAAGACAGTCCTAGCGGCGTTCCCCTGCTCGTGACCGCCAATGAAGTCAGCGGTACCACCAGTGTTTTCGAGATTAACTACAAGCCCCAAGCCTTCGCTACCAACGGCGATGATCAAATCGAAGGAACCCCGAAGGGCGATCGCATTAAGGGCAAGGGCGGAGATGACACCCTGCTTGGCGTCGCTGGAGATGACAAACTCGTCGGCGATGAGGGCAATGACATCCTGATTGGCGGAAAGGGGGATGACGTAGCCAAGGGCAGCGATGGCAGGGATATTTTTGGCATTGGCGATGGTGATGGCGTTGACCTCATCCGAGACTTCCAGGACGGCAAAGATACCCTCGGACTTCTGAATGGTCTCTCCTTTGGCAGTCTGACCCTAGAAAACGATGGCAAGTTTGCCCTGATTAGCGCCGATGGTAAAGTACTCGCTGAGCTGAAAGGGGTAGACTCAAACGATTTAAGTCGTTCTGATTTTACGAAGCTGTCGATCTAA